The region ACCTGCGCCGTTTGAGCCCGTGTTCAGACTAATGTACAGATTTCCTTTGGCGTCGCGGACAGGGCCAAACGCAAACTCATGGTAATTGCCCGACATGCCATACTGGTCGGTAACGGTTTCGTATAAATCAGCAACGCCATCCCCATTGGTGTCGGTCAGGCGGGTTAATTCCGGCCGCTGGATAACGAGCAGCTCCCGATTGCTGACAGCTACCACACCCAGCGGATCGTGGAGGCCATCGGCAAAGAGTTTCCAGACTTTTGTCTTCGGATTATAAAGCATAATCTCGCCCCGATGAAAACAAGCGGCCATTCGGCCATCGGGCAGGAATGAAAGCCCGCCCGTTTCAGCGACCAAACCGGCTGGCGTGGCAATCGTTTCTACCTCATAATAATCCGAAATTGTATCAGCCGGAGTAGCTGCAAAGAGAAACGAAGACAGGATAAAGAGAGCGAACATGAGGGATGTAGGATGTAAGGTGTAAGGTGTATGAGCTATGATGTAGGGTGTAAGCTTCTCGTATACATCCTACATCATAGCTCATACATCATTGTCAAAATTACCTGTCTGGTTCCGGGTGGGAGGGTTAGTGTTTCTTTCTGGAAACGGCCAATGGATGATTGGAGCCGAATACCCGGCTGCGGTTGGTTAATGAATGATAGCGACTGTTTGGTTGGGCTGAAGGTGAATGTACGGATCAACCCGCGTCCGGTGGGAAGGGGTTTAACCAGTTCATGTACTTCGACACCATTTATAACGTACCAGAACTCAGGGTACCGATTAATGAGCCGGTATCCTTTGAACTGTGCCTTAGGTATTGCATTGCCAACTCGCCAGGGAAACCCGCCCATATCCCGAAAGTAAATATCACCAACCACCTTTGTCAGCAACTGCCCTTTTCCTTCCCATTGCTCCGTATTATCGACAAATCCACCCGACCAGGCGTAGCGTATCCGGCATTCACCGGCATCAAATACGTACGACTGGCCGCCGTTAGGGCCTGGCAAGCCAACGGCAATGGCCGCCGGACCGCAGTCGGGCATAAACGTTCGGTAAACGGCCGGGAGTTTCATCGGAAAAGGATGACCGGATGCCGTCGGGTGATGCGCCTGATGAACAACCTCCTGCGTGCGGGTGGGATTAGGCAAGTTGATGTCCTGGTCAGGTGCGGGTAGCCGCTTTATATCTCTTGTTGCGTAAATAATGCCGTACATGATGGACCCATGCCCCGGAAAGGTGCATACGAACGGGTAGCCGCCTTCGGCCACTTTCACGGTTACGGAGTCGGTATTTCCAGGCTCAACGCTGGTGGTGTGGGCCAGCACATCGTCGATAGCGGGAATGTAATGTTGTTGGGCCCCTTTATCGCCCAGGGCCAGGGCAAACTCCACCACCCGAAGCCGGGAGTTTGGCCGGGTAACTACCAGGTTATGCGCCATGTCGTCTTTGTTCTGGAAAACAAGCGTTAGGCGCGTATTAGGCTTCACAACAATGCGTTTTTTGCTGTACTGTAGGCCACCCGTCGCAGAGATCTGAATCACCGTATCCCGTTGGGCATGAGCGGATACACAGAGCAGTAAACAGCTGAACTGGAAGAGAAGTTTGAGCATGAGTATGGAAGCGATTAAAGCCCCCAAACCTACTGATTACCCGATGAATAATGAAGGAGCCGATCAGCCGCCGGAGCCGGAAGGAGGGTTCCTGTCCGGACTTGTTCTTCAATAATTGACAGTTGGGTTCGTATGCCGGGCTGCTCGTAGAAACGGCTTTCAAGTCGTTGTCTAAGTAAAGACCGGAACCAGCTCAGTTGCTGTTCCTGTCGCCGGTGGGCACGATGTCCGTTCTGCGTCGTTAACGCCTGATGTGCCTGTATCGTTTGCCAGATAGCGGTTATACCATCGGCCGTTACCGCAGAGCAGGTCAGTACTGGCGGGAACCAGCCCGTACCGGTGGGTGGAAACAGGTGCAGGGCGTTCTGGTACTCAACCCGGGCACGATTGGCCGCTGCCTCGTTGGTGCCATCGGCTTTGGTAATGGCCAGTGCGTCGGCCAATTCCATAATGCCGCGTTTCATGCCCTGTAGCTCATCTCCGGCTCCAGCCAGCATGAGCAGTAGAAAGAAGTCGACCATGCCGTGTACGACTGTTTCCGATTGCCCTACGCCAACCGTCTCAACCAGAATAATATCAAAACCAGCGGCCTCGCAGAGGAGCATCGTTTCACGGGTTCGATGCGCCACACCCCCTAGCGAATCACCGGCCGGAGAGGGGCGGATGTAAGCGTTTGGATTCATTGAGAGGGTTTCCATCCGGGTTTTGTCCCCCAGCAAACTACCACCCGAACGCTGGCTCGTAGGGTCAACGGTGAGTACGGCGAGGGTATGTCCCTGGCTGGTTAAGTACGTGCCGAACGATTCGATAAAGGTACTTTTGCCAACGCCGGGCACACCTGTTATACCAATTCGGGCTGATTTTCCGGTGTTCGGAAGGATACGCTCCAGCACCTGCTGCGCCAACACCTGATCGTCGGCCCGGCGGCTTTCGATCAGTGTAATTGCCTGACTTAGCAGTAGCCGATTACCGGCAAGAATACCGGTTGCATACTGATCCGGTGGAAGTCGATGACGCATGGCAGAGCAGTGGCGTGGTTGAATGGTGGAGTAAGTGGTAGTTGCTGGCTTGCGTTACCTTAAGTCGTCCGGGGTGGTAATTTTGATGTTTTCGTAAGCGCCATCAATCAGCGTGATTGGGAAACCGGCAAACTCGACAACGCTGGCGCAGTCGGTGAAGAAAGCCTGCTCCTCGCTTTGAAAAGCCTGCCGGAACAGGCCCAGTCGAAAGGTTTGGGGCGTTTGCACCAGTCGGTATTGAGCGCGGTCGACGGCACGGCTAATGCCATCTGCTCCAACAACACGTACCGAATCCTTAACCGGCACACAGGTTACAGCTGAACCGGTCCGGGCGGCCGTTTCAAAACCAGCCTGAATAAT is a window of Spirosoma linguale DSM 74 DNA encoding:
- a CDS encoding LAO/AO transport system ATPase (TIGRFAM: LAO/AO transport system ATPase~PFAM: ArgK protein~KEGG: dol:Dole_0078 LAO/AO transport system ATPase), with the translated sequence MRHRLPPDQYATGILAGNRLLLSQAITLIESRRADDQVLAQQVLERILPNTGKSARIGITGVPGVGKSTFIESFGTYLTSQGHTLAVLTVDPTSQRSGGSLLGDKTRMETLSMNPNAYIRPSPAGDSLGGVAHRTRETMLLCEAAGFDIILVETVGVGQSETVVHGMVDFFLLLMLAGAGDELQGMKRGIMELADALAITKADGTNEAAANRARVEYQNALHLFPPTGTGWFPPVLTCSAVTADGITAIWQTIQAHQALTTQNGHRAHRRQEQQLSWFRSLLRQRLESRFYEQPGIRTQLSIIEEQVRTGTLLPAPAADRLLHYSSGNQ
- a CDS encoding blue (type 1) copper domain protein (PFAM: blue (type 1) copper domain protein~KEGG: swp:swp_1892 blue (type 1) copper domain protein) → MLKLLFQFSCLLLCVSAHAQRDTVIQISATGGLQYSKKRIVVKPNTRLTLVFQNKDDMAHNLVVTRPNSRLRVVEFALALGDKGAQQHYIPAIDDVLAHTTSVEPGNTDSVTVKVAEGGYPFVCTFPGHGSIMYGIIYATRDIKRLPAPDQDINLPNPTRTQEVVHQAHHPTASGHPFPMKLPAVYRTFMPDCGPAAIAVGLPGPNGGQSYVFDAGECRIRYAWSGGFVDNTEQWEGKGQLLTKVVGDIYFRDMGGFPWRVGNAIPKAQFKGYRLINRYPEFWYVINGVEVHELVKPLPTGRGLIRTFTFSPTKQSLSFINQPQPGIRLQSSIGRFQKETLTLPPGTRQVILTMMYEL